From Bacteroidia bacterium, the proteins below share one genomic window:
- a CDS encoding PAS domain S-box protein, which yields MLKSLSLTYKLYVSLALIMFFFAMLSVIGLYFFNQNTSNLLLIEQQELKTKNLMIQTKTLIESAINDINSWMILKDSDTYQTQKLKLSPAFSTIRVQLNDLEQITKDPLQKSELKLLSKRLTQFETNFHHIQNRLSGTESFKDSTAFNQSIQILYEKIIPIVEEIRRITQASLAKSDTEVKDKFDEFRFNSFYFNELIFIGVVLIALTMLGLGFYLIRIFIAPVFEIRDQLAQMALGDIPNIQLQIGDGELGEIAVSINLVTDNLKRYTDFAIKIGQGNFGAGFNRLGDEDTLGIALINMRQRLLQIQQREERRNWYNVGYAKFAEILRQRIDLNSLCDEVISNLARYLNTSQGAIFLVESDNPNEPTLNMVSSFAGDRNKLTQRSFPIGAGLVGQCARELEIIYLTKIPENYATLSTGLNEATPNTLLLVPLVSNDNLQGVIELISFDLFKEDEIDFIKKVGESVALVISTTKTNDNTLKLLNQSQDLSKQLSLKTEELEKNAKIMLATQLELTESNTKLAAQMDRLNQTASDLAKSEEKIQRLLENASEVITIFNKEGKVLYESPSIEAILGYQPYELLGETEFRNVYHEDIPKLKGMFQKLLSDPANPTTIEFRYRKKNGSLTWLETVGKNLLHDPSIEGIVTNTRDVTERRRADLNARRKLQFQSLSENSPDLIIRLDIHFRFLYVNPSIEKYTAQEPDYFIKNTLHNVGFSFPVIDAFEKIINDVQKSREKDRIEIVFPSNIGDRIMQLEVIPEFNLDNVIETVLIVAHDITEMKLYEQRIIAQNQKLEQINLEVLIQKAQIEEKNKDITESIEYAKRIQESILPDSRLLDHGLNQYFIFYRPKDIVSGDFYWFTQQENKTFLAVVDCTGHGVPGAFMSLIGYSLLNQIVKERGITEPAKILSELDRGVKEALRRDNAASQSKDGMDVCLIVIDSLRWEIKFAGANRPLYWWHQYDIIEIKGTKLSIGGIESEGIRTFEQHLLNIEKGDCMYLFSDGYVDQFGGPRNKKLTSKRFREIIIRNQHKSIAEQNRLFEKAFEEWKGDNNQVDDVALIGVRF from the coding sequence ATGCTGAAATCGCTCTCATTAACCTACAAATTGTATGTAAGCTTAGCATTGATTATGTTTTTCTTTGCGATGCTTTCTGTTATAGGGCTGTATTTCTTTAACCAAAACACGTCTAATCTCTTGCTAATAGAGCAACAAGAGCTAAAAACCAAAAATTTAATGATACAGACCAAAACCCTAATTGAGTCTGCTATCAATGATATTAATAGCTGGATGATTTTAAAAGATAGTGATACATACCAAACCCAAAAATTAAAATTATCACCAGCATTTTCCACAATTAGAGTTCAATTAAATGATTTAGAACAAATAACCAAAGATCCATTACAGAAATCAGAACTAAAGTTACTTTCCAAACGCCTTACTCAGTTTGAAACTAACTTTCACCACATTCAAAATCGCTTATCCGGTACAGAATCCTTTAAAGATTCAACAGCTTTTAACCAAAGTATTCAAATTTTGTATGAAAAAATTATCCCGATAGTAGAAGAAATCAGAAGAATTACCCAAGCCAGCTTGGCCAAGTCAGATACAGAAGTTAAAGATAAGTTCGATGAATTTAGATTTAATTCATTTTATTTCAATGAGTTGATTTTTATAGGAGTAGTTCTGATTGCCCTAACGATGTTAGGGCTTGGTTTTTACTTAATACGGATATTTATAGCTCCTGTTTTTGAAATACGTGACCAACTTGCTCAGATGGCTTTAGGGGATATTCCAAACATCCAGCTCCAGATAGGGGACGGTGAGTTGGGAGAAATTGCTGTTTCTATAAACTTAGTTACTGACAACCTAAAACGCTACACAGACTTCGCTATCAAAATTGGGCAGGGGAATTTCGGTGCAGGATTTAATCGCTTAGGCGACGAAGATACGCTGGGAATAGCACTTATCAATATGCGCCAGCGACTACTCCAGATTCAACAGCGAGAGGAAAGAAGAAATTGGTACAACGTAGGTTATGCTAAATTTGCAGAAATATTACGCCAAAGAATTGACCTTAATTCATTATGTGATGAGGTCATTTCTAATTTAGCTCGATACTTAAATACCAGCCAAGGAGCTATATTTTTGGTTGAATCTGATAACCCAAACGAGCCAACCCTGAATATGGTGAGCAGCTTTGCCGGAGATAGAAACAAACTGACTCAACGTTCTTTTCCGATTGGTGCAGGCCTGGTAGGGCAGTGCGCCCGCGAACTTGAAATTATCTATCTCACCAAAATTCCCGAAAATTATGCAACGTTATCTACCGGCCTGAACGAAGCTACCCCGAATACATTGCTCTTAGTACCGCTCGTTTCTAATGATAACCTACAAGGAGTTATTGAACTCATCTCTTTTGACCTATTCAAAGAAGATGAAATTGACTTTATCAAAAAAGTAGGGGAATCTGTGGCTTTGGTGATTTCTACTACGAAAACCAACGACAATACCTTAAAATTACTCAATCAATCCCAAGATCTCAGCAAGCAGCTTAGCCTAAAAACAGAAGAGTTAGAGAAAAATGCAAAAATAATGCTTGCCACTCAATTAGAATTAACCGAAAGCAACACTAAGTTGGCGGCACAAATGGATAGGCTGAACCAAACAGCCTCAGACCTTGCCAAAAGTGAAGAAAAAATCCAAAGACTGCTTGAAAATGCCTCCGAAGTAATCACTATCTTTAATAAAGAAGGCAAAGTTTTATATGAAAGCCCGTCCATAGAAGCCATATTAGGCTACCAACCCTATGAACTCCTTGGCGAAACAGAATTCAGAAACGTATATCATGAAGATATTCCAAAGCTCAAAGGAATGTTTCAGAAGCTACTCTCTGACCCAGCTAACCCCACAACCATAGAATTTCGTTATCGCAAAAAAAATGGCTCATTAACATGGTTGGAAACAGTAGGCAAAAATCTACTCCATGACCCCAGTATTGAAGGCATCGTTACCAACACACGTGATGTTACAGAGCGTAGGCGGGCAGACCTCAATGCCAGACGTAAACTCCAATTCCAATCGCTATCCGAAAACTCACCAGACCTTATCATCCGATTAGATATTCATTTTCGATTCTTATACGTAAACCCTTCTATCGAAAAATATACCGCTCAAGAACCGGATTATTTCATCAAAAACACACTCCACAACGTGGGATTTTCATTCCCAGTAATTGATGCATTTGAAAAAATCATCAACGACGTTCAAAAAAGTAGAGAAAAAGACCGCATCGAAATAGTATTTCCCTCCAATATAGGAGACCGGATAATGCAACTCGAAGTGATCCCAGAATTTAACTTAGATAACGTTATTGAAACTGTCTTAATCGTTGCACACGACATCACCGAAATGAAGCTATATGAACAACGAATTATAGCCCAAAATCAAAAATTAGAGCAAATCAACTTAGAAGTTTTAATACAAAAAGCACAAATTGAGGAGAAAAATAAAGACATCACCGAAAGTATCGAGTATGCAAAACGAATACAAGAGTCTATTTTGCCGGATTCCAGACTGTTAGACCATGGCCTAAACCAATACTTTATATTTTACCGCCCCAAAGATATTGTAAGCGGAGACTTTTATTGGTTTACCCAACAAGAAAATAAAACATTTTTAGCGGTTGTAGATTGTACCGGCCATGGCGTACCCGGGGCGTTTATGAGCTTAATCGGTTATTCATTACTAAATCAGATTGTAAAAGAAAGAGGTATTACCGAACCGGCAAAAATACTCTCTGAGTTAGATAGAGGAGTAAAAGAAGCACTCCGCCGAGATAATGCCGCCAGCCAATCCAAAGACGGAATGGACGTTTGCCTAATAGTTATAGACAGCCTCCGGTGGGAAATAAAATTTGCCGGAGCAAACCGCCCGCTTTATTGGTGGCATCAATATGATATTATTGAAATCAAAGGTACGAAACTCTCTATCGGCGGTATAGAATCAGAAGGAATACGTACTTTTGAACAGCATCTGCTTAATATCGAAAAAGGAGATTGTATGTATCTATTCTCTGACGGCTATGTGGACCAATTCGGTGGACCACGAAATAAAAAACTGACCTCAAAACGGTTTCGAGAAATTATTATCAGAAACCAACATAAAAGTATAGCCGAACAAAATAGACTTTTTGAAAAAGCCTTTGAAGAATGGAAAGGAGATAACAATCAAGTAGATGACGTAGCCTTAATAGGTGTACGGTTTTAA
- a CDS encoding chemotaxis protein CheB, protein MLPVLNKFRYRIIAIGGSAGSFSIINAILQQLPTNYRLPILMGLHRLKDKREGFQEALMLKASMEVVEPYDKEIIRPGIAYLAPANYHLLVDFPGNCSLSTTELVQFSRPSIDVLFESVADVYGKDSLAILLSGANKDGAEGMATIKRRGGLTIVQDPSDCAMPTMPKAALQATEIDHVLKTAEIIELLKRLH, encoded by the coding sequence ATGTTGCCGGTATTGAACAAGTTTCGGTATCGTATCATTGCGATTGGCGGCTCAGCAGGAAGTTTTTCGATAATTAATGCTATCTTGCAGCAATTACCTACTAATTATCGCTTGCCAATTTTGATGGGACTTCACCGACTAAAAGATAAAAGAGAGGGATTTCAGGAGGCTTTAATGTTAAAAGCATCTATGGAGGTAGTAGAACCCTATGATAAAGAGATAATTCGACCGGGTATTGCTTATCTCGCACCGGCAAATTATCATTTATTAGTAGATTTTCCGGGAAATTGCTCCCTATCTACTACCGAATTGGTGCAATTTTCTCGCCCGTCTATTGATGTTTTATTTGAATCAGTAGCTGATGTCTATGGAAAGGATTCTTTGGCTATTTTACTTTCTGGAGCTAATAAAGATGGAGCAGAAGGGATGGCTACCATTAAAAGGAGGGGGGGGCTAACGATTGTGCAAGATCCCAGCGACTGCGCTATGCCTACTATGCCTAAAGCTGCCTTACAAGCTACCGAGATTGACCATGTGCTCAAAACAGCAGAAATCATAGAACTCCTGAAACGACTACACTGA
- a CDS encoding protein-glutamate O-methyltransferase CheR: protein MLVKPNEPDFDFELSDIKRLTDVIHTKYGFDFENYALSSFKRRILSVIKKYHIKSFDALLQKVIHDAHFFEQFVMDITVNTTEMFRDPSFFRVLRTQILPELAQKPSFNVWHAACSTGEEVLSLAILMKELGILQQAKVYATDINQNVLRKASSAKISIRSLALAESNYLATQPTKRLSDYYQIVDTEVQFNPELIKQVKFKHHDLAVDSHFYKFDLILCRNVLIYFNQVLQNRVFELLHHSLFPSGLLALGSKESMIWCKIADKYEVINDIEKIYRKVRP, encoded by the coding sequence ATGCTTGTTAAGCCAAACGAACCAGATTTTGATTTTGAACTCTCTGATATTAAACGTTTAACGGACGTTATCCATACGAAGTACGGATTTGACTTTGAGAACTATGCACTTTCTTCATTCAAGCGAAGAATTCTTTCTGTAATTAAAAAGTATCATATCAAATCATTTGATGCGTTACTTCAAAAGGTTATCCATGATGCACATTTTTTCGAGCAATTTGTGATGGATATTACGGTAAACACAACCGAAATGTTTAGAGATCCGAGTTTTTTTCGGGTACTTCGTACCCAGATATTGCCGGAATTAGCACAAAAACCAAGTTTTAATGTATGGCATGCAGCTTGCTCTACAGGCGAAGAAGTGCTATCTTTAGCAATATTAATGAAAGAATTGGGGATTTTGCAACAAGCAAAAGTATATGCTACAGACATAAACCAAAATGTTTTGAGAAAGGCATCCAGCGCAAAAATTTCTATTAGGTCGTTAGCATTGGCAGAATCTAATTATTTAGCAACCCAGCCCACCAAAAGACTATCCGACTACTACCAGATTGTAGATACAGAAGTGCAATTTAACCCTGAGCTAATTAAGCAGGTGAAATTTAAACATCATGATTTAGCGGTAGATAGCCATTTTTATAAATTTGACTTAATTTTATGTAGAAATGTATTGATTTATTTTAATCAGGTATTACAAAATAGAGTATTTGAATTGCTGCATCATAGTTTATTTCCCAGTGGTTTATTGGCATTAGGCTCTAAAGAATCCATGATTTGGTGTAAAATTGCTGATAAATATGAGGTAATAAATGATATAGAGAAGATTTATCGCAAAGTAAGACCTTAA
- a CDS encoding branched-chain amino acid aminotransferase produces MSIIESKTGKVIVERVSESRIKEVDTKNVSFGKHFSDHIACIDYAEGAWHRPRIQPYGYIPTSPAISAIHYGQAIFEGMKAYRNKDGKVVLFRPLDNHKRLNISASRLCMPEIPQDLFMDMLVELMKIDNEWVLPGEQNSLYIRPVYFATDEFIGVRESLTYRLIILTCPVSIYYTDPIKVMVANNFVRAYQGGVGFAKVAGNYANSLLATREAKALGYTNVLWMDAETRKNIEESGTMNVFFVIDGKVVTPRLTGTILAGITRDSVITLLKDANIPVEERDISIDEIAQTYKDGKLQEVFGTGTAVGIAPIIAIGHEGKDMNLPPMDSWKIAPTLMKQLKDIRFGNIPDKFSWIYPVE; encoded by the coding sequence ATGTCTATTATTGAATCCAAAACCGGAAAAGTAATCGTTGAGCGGGTTAGCGAATCCCGCATCAAAGAAGTAGATACTAAAAATGTCTCTTTTGGGAAGCATTTTAGCGATCATATTGCTTGCATAGATTACGCCGAAGGTGCTTGGCACCGCCCACGTATCCAGCCTTATGGCTATATCCCCACATCACCCGCAATTTCAGCAATTCATTATGGCCAAGCTATCTTTGAAGGAATGAAAGCCTATCGAAACAAAGACGGTAAAGTAGTTCTATTCAGACCCTTAGACAATCATAAACGGTTAAATATCTCCGCTTCACGCCTGTGTATGCCGGAAATTCCACAAGACCTCTTTATGGATATGCTGGTTGAACTGATGAAAATTGACAACGAATGGGTACTACCCGGAGAGCAAAACTCCCTGTATATCAGGCCAGTCTATTTTGCTACCGATGAATTTATCGGCGTAAGAGAATCCCTCACCTACCGCCTAATTATTCTTACTTGCCCGGTGAGCATTTACTACACTGACCCAATCAAGGTTATGGTTGCTAATAACTTTGTACGTGCTTATCAAGGAGGCGTAGGCTTTGCCAAAGTAGCCGGAAATTACGCAAACTCTTTGTTAGCTACCCGCGAAGCCAAAGCACTTGGCTACACAAACGTACTTTGGATGGACGCAGAAACCCGAAAGAACATCGAAGAATCCGGAACCATGAACGTATTCTTTGTCATTGACGGAAAGGTAGTTACACCAAGGCTTACCGGAACAATACTTGCCGGAATCACCAGAGACAGCGTGATTACTTTACTAAAAGATGCCAATATTCCGGTAGAAGAACGTGATATTTCTATTGATGAAATCGCCCAAACCTATAAAGACGGAAAACTTCAAGAAGTATTTGGTACCGGAACCGCCGTAGGTATTGCACCCATTATTGCAATCGGGCATGAAGGAAAAGACATGAATCTACCCCCAATGGATTCTTGGAAAATAGCCCCAACTCTGATGAAACAACTAAAAGACATTCGTTTTGGAAACATACCCGATAAATTTTCATGGATTTATCCGGTTGAATAA
- the ndk gene encoding nucleoside-diphosphate kinase: MSGKKTLAIIKPDAVQNGHIGKIIDHLLAKGIKINAMRLMHLSTAQAAAFYAVHRERPFFNDLVVYMTSGPCIPMALELDNAVLAFREIIGATNPEQAANGTIRKLYGQSLEKNAIHGSDSDENAAREINFFFSGIDHV, from the coding sequence ATGTCAGGAAAAAAAACATTAGCCATTATCAAGCCGGATGCCGTTCAGAATGGACATATCGGAAAAATTATTGATCATTTACTCGCTAAGGGGATAAAAATCAATGCGATGAGATTAATGCATTTATCAACAGCGCAAGCTGCTGCCTTTTATGCTGTTCATCGCGAGCGTCCTTTTTTCAACGATTTAGTTGTCTATATGACCAGTGGGCCTTGCATTCCAATGGCCTTAGAGTTAGATAATGCCGTACTCGCTTTCCGCGAAATCATCGGTGCTACAAATCCAGAACAAGCCGCAAACGGCACAATCCGAAAACTCTATGGCCAATCCCTCGAAAAAAATGCTATACACGGTTCTGATTCTGACGAAAACGCTGCCAGAGAAATTAACTTCTTTTTCTCCGGAATAGACCATGTGTAA
- a CDS encoding hemerythrin domain-containing protein has translation MNNPIQIMYDEHDIILQSYEIIQNIDNTWEKDPEKYKSVVTQLLTFFREYADGYHHNKEETVLFPTIYEHPDFTLHGIIDEFNQHHEDFREYSAEITDSLATGDYPRSYKVLRKYISELRDHISAEGDELFVLAENLLAPDELETIYFKFQDIDRDLGEARKQELAQMLKDLY, from the coding sequence ATGAATAACCCGATTCAAATAATGTATGATGAGCATGACATCATCCTACAATCCTATGAAATCATCCAAAACATTGATAATACTTGGGAAAAAGATCCCGAAAAATATAAATCTGTAGTTACCCAATTACTCACTTTTTTCCGTGAATATGCAGACGGATACCATCACAACAAAGAGGAAACCGTCTTATTTCCAACTATTTATGAGCATCCTGACTTTACCTTGCATGGTATCATTGATGAATTTAATCAGCACCATGAAGATTTTCGGGAATACTCAGCAGAAATCACAGATTCCTTAGCAACCGGAGACTATCCCAGATCTTATAAAGTTTTACGAAAGTATATCAGCGAGCTACGCGACCATATCTCCGCCGAAGGAGATGAACTTTTTGTGTTGGCCGAAAACCTATTAGCTCCTGACGAATTAGAAACTATCTACTTTAAGTTTCAGGATATTGACAGGGATCTGGGAGAAGCCCGAAAACAAGAACTGGCACAAATGTTGAAAGATTTGTATTAA
- a CDS encoding OmpA family protein has protein sequence MKIQYLKIITCWLMLVVISRESYAQVGNIENLGSNVNSADGDNGPVISPDGKDLYFWSTRSGSYSYVSHFVDGKWTPAQGIDDIIKLKNRPVVGAISPTGNALFVANEFSVNSNMSISVYEVSKSISGWNDPKELEIKNLHNYFTNQSSKKICLNPNGQVMFFAFYPKGSTSGKTDLFVSFREPSGSWTEPAALPSNVNTATMDEMTPYLAADGKTLYFSRNTESNSQDYDVYYCTRLDDSYQKWSNPKRLESEVNDERWNVGFTIDALGEFAYIASSKNPLKGSFTDIIRVRLKESERPNPVVLVYGKVLNAKTKEPIEESSIIYHNLNTKQLAGWVTSEPKTGNYKIVLPFGDSYSFEAKSKGFISQSDNLELTSTDKKTIYREINRDLYLYPIEIGTKVVLNNIFFDFGKATLRSESNLELDKLANYLKESPSMEIEISGHTDNVGTDEANLKLSQERANAVVKYLSEQGIGTTQIKAKGYGKSKPIAPNDTDENRQKNRRVEFTILKK, from the coding sequence ATGAAAATACAATATCTAAAAATAATCACCTGCTGGTTAATGCTGGTGGTTATTTCTCGGGAATCTTATGCTCAGGTCGGTAATATTGAAAACTTAGGCTCGAATGTAAATTCTGCAGACGGAGATAACGGCCCCGTTATCTCCCCAGACGGAAAAGACTTATACTTTTGGAGCACCCGCTCAGGTAGCTATTCCTATGTTTCTCATTTTGTTGATGGAAAATGGACTCCAGCACAAGGTATTGACGATATCATCAAGCTAAAAAACAGGCCGGTAGTCGGTGCTATTTCACCAACCGGAAACGCCCTATTTGTAGCCAACGAATTTTCTGTAAACAGTAACATGAGTATTTCGGTTTATGAAGTAAGTAAATCTATCTCCGGATGGAATGACCCTAAAGAATTAGAAATCAAAAATTTACATAACTATTTTACAAACCAGAGTTCCAAGAAAATCTGTTTAAATCCCAATGGGCAAGTTATGTTTTTTGCATTTTATCCCAAAGGCTCTACCAGTGGTAAAACTGACCTTTTTGTTAGTTTTAGAGAGCCTTCCGGCAGTTGGACAGAGCCGGCAGCACTCCCCTCAAATGTAAATACCGCAACAATGGACGAAATGACTCCTTATTTAGCCGCTGACGGGAAAACATTATATTTTTCCAGAAACACAGAAAGTAATAGTCAGGATTATGATGTTTATTATTGTACCCGTTTAGATGATAGCTATCAAAAGTGGTCTAACCCCAAACGTTTGGAAAGCGAAGTAAATGACGAACGCTGGAATGTGGGCTTCACAATTGATGCTTTAGGAGAATTTGCCTATATAGCTTCCTCCAAAAATCCCTTAAAAGGTTCTTTTACTGATATTATCAGAGTACGCCTCAAAGAATCCGAAAGACCTAACCCCGTTGTGCTGGTTTATGGAAAAGTATTAAACGCCAAAACGAAAGAACCCATAGAAGAATCTTCTATCATTTACCACAATCTAAACACCAAACAACTTGCTGGCTGGGTAACCTCTGAGCCTAAAACCGGTAATTACAAAATAGTGCTCCCTTTTGGGGATTCCTATAGCTTTGAAGCTAAATCCAAAGGATTTATATCTCAATCAGATAATTTAGAACTAACATCAACAGATAAAAAAACAATTTATCGGGAAATAAACCGTGATTTGTATCTATATCCGATTGAAATTGGAACTAAGGTTGTATTAAACAACATATTTTTTGACTTTGGAAAGGCTACCCTTCGTTCGGAATCTAACTTAGAGTTGGACAAATTAGCCAATTATCTAAAAGAAAGCCCATCAATGGAAATCGAAATTTCCGGCCATACAGATAACGTTGGAACAGATGAAGCTAACTTAAAACTTTCTCAAGAAAGAGCAAATGCAGTTGTTAAGTACTTATCAGAACAAGGTATTGGTACAACCCAAATAAAAGCCAAAGGATATGGCAAAAGTAAGCCGATTGCGCCTAATGACACTGACGAAAATCGGCAGAAAAACCGAAGAGTTGAATTTACCATTCTAAAAAAATAA
- a CDS encoding 5'-nucleotidase, lipoprotein e(P4) family has translation MIKKYLLIVVTLCSCATQKNLNNVTTGANDLTAGGRLFTSAFQQQAAEYKALCIQAYNIAALRLDQATENPTDTRPKAIITDIDETVLDNSPYSVHRALLGKTYEPTSWINWTSQAAADTLAGALTFFKYAASKNVEVFYLSNRDEKERTGTLENLKKFDFPYADNKHLILKTTESSKESRRQQLAAIYNIVLLIGDNLTDFSDLFDRKITVERAQNVGRLADDFGKKFIILPNANYGDWEGALYQYNYNRTPTQKDSIIKSILKNY, from the coding sequence ATGATAAAAAAATACCTACTCATTGTAGTAACACTTTGCTCTTGTGCTACACAGAAAAACCTAAACAATGTAACAACCGGAGCTAATGATTTAACTGCCGGCGGGCGACTTTTTACTTCTGCTTTTCAGCAACAAGCTGCAGAATACAAAGCATTGTGTATTCAAGCATATAACATTGCAGCATTACGCTTAGACCAAGCAACTGAAAACCCAACCGACACACGGCCCAAAGCTATAATCACAGATATTGATGAAACTGTTTTGGATAATTCCCCTTATTCCGTTCATCGGGCACTATTGGGAAAAACTTATGAGCCAACTTCTTGGATTAATTGGACTTCACAAGCTGCTGCCGACACACTTGCAGGTGCGCTAACTTTCTTTAAATATGCTGCCTCAAAAAATGTAGAAGTTTTTTATCTCAGTAATAGAGACGAAAAAGAGCGCACCGGAACATTAGAAAACCTTAAAAAATTTGACTTTCCTTATGCAGATAACAAACACCTAATTCTAAAAACAACAGAATCAAGTAAGGAATCAAGGCGGCAGCAATTAGCAGCAATATACAATATCGTTTTACTCATCGGCGATAATCTTACGGATTTTAGTGATTTATTTGACCGTAAAATAACCGTTGAACGGGCACAAAACGTAGGACGTTTAGCAGATGATTTTGGAAAAAAATTCATCATCTTGCCGAATGCAAATTATGGTGATTGGGAAGGCGCATTGTATCAATATAACTACAATCGAACACCTACACAAAAAGATTCGATTATCAAAAGTATTTTAAAAAACTATTAG
- a CDS encoding MgtC/SapB family protein → MIAWNETLIRLSLAAFLGALIGLERERKNWAAGLRTHMLVCVGSCLVMIVSAFGFYDVLETNHINLDPSRIAAQVISGIGFIGAGSILFLKQGTVRGLTTAAGLWTVAAIGLATGGGLYFAAGATTFIALIILWALQPLEKMLAAKFTHQSLKIVTDANADCSNLLQTLSNQKDLKINSYTMTKSKEKFTYLIQFDHVDKSTFDNIISEFEKEPFVKEITWNQ, encoded by the coding sequence ATGATTGCTTGGAATGAAACATTAATTCGTTTATCATTAGCGGCTTTTTTAGGGGCTTTAATTGGCTTAGAAAGGGAGCGAAAAAATTGGGCAGCCGGCCTAAGAACACACATGCTGGTTTGTGTTGGCTCTTGTTTAGTGATGATAGTTTCGGCCTTTGGGTTTTATGATGTATTAGAAACTAACCACATAAATCTTGACCCTTCAAGAATAGCAGCGCAAGTGATTAGCGGAATAGGATTTATAGGAGCAGGATCTATTTTGTTTTTGAAACAAGGAACTGTTCGGGGCTTAACAACAGCAGCGGGGTTGTGGACAGTTGCCGCAATAGGGCTTGCAACAGGTGGCGGATTGTACTTTGCCGCAGGTGCAACTACCTTCATCGCTTTAATTATCTTATGGGCATTACAACCACTTGAAAAAATGCTTGCCGCAAAATTTACCCACCAAAGCCTAAAAATCGTTACTGACGCTAATGCCGATTGCTCAAACCTATTACAAACCTTATCAAACCAAAAAGACTTAAAAATCAATAGCTATACAATGACTAAAAGTAAAGAAAAATTTACTTATCTAATTCAGTTTGACCACGTTGATAAATCAACATTTGACAATATTATAAGTGAGTTCGAAAAAGAACCATTTGTTAAAGAAATTACTTGGAATCAATAA